The genome window TTGAAACCCATCTGACACACTATTTCAGGGATACACAGCCATTCCGGTCACTTGATGGAAAAACCTGCTGGGGAATCAGATTTATCTGGTGATAATACCTGCTCATCTATCAGTATATCGTTTGTGACTTTAATCCGATCTAATCTATAACTTGCGGAACTCTGAATTTAACGATATTCCTGGAGCGCCTTTTCCTGTTGGGTTGTTGTGATTAGCAGTATTTACTTAATCCATAGTACATAGTACTCCCTGAATCTCGTGCCTCTCAGAGAGGACGTTCGCATTGACAGCAAGTCCATCCAGGCTTAGTTTACCGGTGTACCATAATATGTACACTAGGAGTGATCAATATGACGAAGTTAACTGCGACAGACGCCCGCAAGAGTTTCTTTGATCTCCTGAAGGGAGCCAATGAGAGACATGAGGTCTACCACATCCGGTACAGGAATGGGGATGCAGTACTCATGTCCGAGTCTGAGTATGAGAGTCTACAGGAGACATTGGAACTGCTCTCTGTTCCTGGCTTCCGAGAAGGCTTTGACGCAGCCCGGAAGGAAGCCGAGGCTGGTGATACTCTCTCTTTCCGCGAGGTCTTCGGAGAGGAGCAGTGAGGTATCGTATTCGCTTCACGCACCAGGCCGCCAAAGACATTCAGAAGCTCACTCCAAAGCTCCAATCAAAGCTGAAGGACATCCTTCGGAACCGTTTAGCAGTTGATCCATACTCCGGTAAGACACTGGTGGGATATATGAAGGGATACTACTCTCTCCGCTTAAGCTACAAGGACCGGGTTGTGTATTCGATCGACGATGACGACTTGATCGTCCTGGTCGTTCGGGCCAAGACACATCAGGAGGATTAGAAATACGAACAAAATCCGGCATTTCAATTGAGAAGAACCGAAAAGAAAGAAATACACAGCCATTCCGGTCACTCGATGGAAAAACCTGCCGGGGAATCAGATTTATCTGGTGATCTCTGTCAGCCAAGTACCGTTTCAGAAATAACCATCGGCGGAACATTTACTTGTCCTTTACGAACTGCACTTCCCAGGATCTCGATTCTATTAAACAAATCAAGAGGTTTCCAGTTCCATCGGAAATCCTTAACAGGATGAACGATTTTACCGTTCTCAACAAGGAACACTCCATCTCGAGTCATTCCGGTAAGGCTCAGTTCCTTCTGATCGACAAAGCGGATATACCAGAATCTTCTGAAGAGAAGGGCTCTGCCTTCAACGCTTTTTATTAGGTCCGCCGTTGAACCCTCTCCCCCTTCAATGGCTAATGTTCCCGGGATGAACAATGGCTTTCGATCTGTTTTCTCAGCCCAGTATCGTTCGCATGGCTGATTAATCAGTACACCGTTTTCGATCCAGACAGCATCCTCTGCTGCAAGGCCTTCCTCATTGAATGGATCACCTTTCAGAATACCGTTCACAATACTGCTCATAGTAAACAGATCTCCGGTTATTTTCTCCCCCTGCCTGCCAGTGAAAATGGTTAATCCTTCGTCAGCTGATCTGGCATTTAAAGACCAGGCTATATACGGTACAAGATCGGCAACAGCCTGCGGCTCGAGAATCAGTTTGTATGAACCTGGTTCAAGATCAACCTGATTCATATCTGCTTCAGCCTCCTGAGCAACTTCTTCGACTGTCCTGGAAACCGGGAGATCGCGCCATGCAACAGAGTTGACGGATCTGTAGCTTGAACCCTTTCCCCTGTCCATGGTCAATCTGAGGAAAGCTGATGTGGACCTTTGGAACCCCAGATTCCCTGTGGAAGTGCCAAGAGCAGTTGTATCAACGATTATTCCCGTTATTCCGGAAGCTTCCATATCGTTTCTCTCAGCAGTTTCAATTGCAGCTGCCGCTGCTCCGGTGCGACTATCCGGATCAGCTTCAGCAGTTTCAGCATCCCATTTCTCAACAATTGGATAAACCTGACCGGCCTTAACCGGAGGCTTGTACTCAGGATCAGGCGAGGCTGTCTCAAGCATTTCCATGGCGGAATCGAGTATCGAGGGAATCGCATCCATATCTATCCTGTGAGTGCTGTAGACAGCCTGTCTTTCCCCGTCACCAAGTGTCAATCGAAGTCTCCGTTCAAAAGTATCCATGTTCTGGGTGATTCTGTTCTGACCGAATCTGACAGTTGCCAGCCGCTGCTCGGTCAGCCTTACCAGCACATCGGGAACAGGCGCTTGCTCCTGAATTGCATTAATAAACACAAACATCTCTTCCCTGGTCATTCCGCACCCCTTCCTACTTCGATATTTCTGAATCGAGACACACTGGCTCCATGGGTCATTCTGGCGGCCTGAACAGGCTCCCCTTTGCCGCATGTAAGCAGACCCATAGTCCTGAAGAATCTTTTATCGGAGATGCCGTCACAGGAGCCCCAGAAATCTCTGGTTTTAGATCTGTAGATGACCTTTTTGAGGGGTTGAACCTTTTTGCCATTCCGTATCTCCCAGAACAGGTCGCCGCCGAACTGGAAATTTACTCTTCTCTGATCAATACTGAACGATCCGCGCCCCTCAATGTATACGCCCTTCTCCACTTCCGAAATGAGATCATTCGGAGTAACCTGCTCCGTTCCGGGTTCAAGATAGAAATTAGGCTGCCTGTTTATTGGAAAACAGGCAAAATCCATAGCCCGGCAGCACCCTCTGCTATGCTGCCTGTCAACAAGAAGAGCCGTTTCCCGAACGGAACCGAATTCCTGGAAAATACCGTTCTTTACTGTATACCATTTCTGACCCGGCACTCCGTCATCGTCCCAGCCCCAGCTGGCTACTCCGAACGGAAGCGTATTGTCAGCGATGAAATTCACTTTATCCGAACCATACTTCAAATGCTCCTGGTCGCTGATCTCGAGAAAGGTTCTGCCGGCCATATTCGCTTCCCAGCCAAGGACTCTGTCACTCTC of Candidatus Aegiribacteria sp. contains these proteins:
- a CDS encoding type II toxin-antitoxin system Phd/YefM family antitoxin — its product is MTKLTATDARKSFFDLLKGANERHEVYHIRYRNGDAVLMSESEYESLQETLELLSVPGFREGFDAARKEAEAGDTLSFREVFGEEQ
- a CDS encoding type II toxin-antitoxin system mRNA interferase toxin, RelE/StbE family, with product MRYRIRFTHQAAKDIQKLTPKLQSKLKDILRNRLAVDPYSGKTLVGYMKGYYSLRLSYKDRVVYSIDDDDLIVLVVRAKTHQED